TTCTGGTAGTGCTGGCCGAACTTGAGGCAGGAAGCGAAACGGATGTTCACAGACATGATGGGGAAGAGTTCAGATTTGTACTGGAAGGTGTGATAGAGTGCATTGTAGGAGAGAGGTCATTCAAACTAAAGGCTGGCGAGTCCATACTGCACCCCTCGGACGTTCCGCATAAAGTGAAGAATGTG
This genomic interval from Archaeoglobus neptunius contains the following:
- a CDS encoding cupin domain-containing protein — encoded protein: MNIVISGIENGDVVRENGVKYTVKAKSSNLLVVLAELEAGSETDVHRHDGEEFRFVLEGVIECIVGERSFKLKAGESILHPSDVPHKVKNVGNSKAVYLTVGTPPTFSLEE